In Methylobacterium sp. WL1, the sequence CGAGCTTTTCCAGTGGCGCGTTCGGCAGCACATACGCCTTGAAGCGCGGCTGCGTCAGCTCGAAGCCGTCCATGCCGCGGGCCCTACTTGAAGCGGCCGGGCTGGTTGACGGTCGGCTCAACCTGGAGCCCCGTCACGATCATGGTACAGGGCTCGTCGCCGACGGTGCCCGAGAGGTGGCCCTTCTTACCATCGCGGACCCTGGTGTTCTGGTCCTCGCCCATCATCAGCTCGCCCGGGCCCATCTCGACCCGGTGGCCGTCCATGGTCTCCACGAACCAGCGGCCAGACAGGATCGCGATCCATTGCGGTC encodes:
- a CDS encoding cupin domain-containing protein produces the protein MTEPTPPKMPYWHVYTDGEGVSRQELFSIERFTFEGINPETAPQWNDKMDPAPSVVTFTVLPVGWVGEWHENPRPQWIAILSGRWFVETMDGHRVEMGPGELMMGEDQNTRVRDGKKGHLSGTVGDEPCTMIVTGLQVEPTVNQPGRFK